A window of Paenibacillus sp. 19GGS1-52 contains these coding sequences:
- a CDS encoding amino acid ABC transporter permease, giving the protein MDDRKIQILLDSLLPLLKAGVAFTIPLSLVSFALGLLLAVLTALVRLSPWMIPKLIARFYVWVIRGTPLLVQLFIIFYGLPAVGIVLDPFIAATIGFTLSVGAYSSEIVRAAILSIHKGQWEAAFSVGMTRGQALRRVILPQAARVSVPPLSNSFISLVKDTSLAATITYMEMFKTAQQVAATTYEPLLVYSEAGVCYLLFCSVLSALQNYLEKRLDRYSAS; this is encoded by the coding sequence ATGGATGACCGTAAAATACAGATTTTGTTAGATTCATTGCTACCCCTGCTTAAAGCCGGGGTGGCTTTTACCATTCCACTTTCTTTGGTTTCATTTGCGCTGGGGTTACTATTGGCGGTATTAACTGCACTAGTTCGTCTATCCCCTTGGATGATTCCAAAGTTGATTGCCCGTTTCTATGTGTGGGTCATTCGTGGAACCCCGTTATTGGTACAGCTCTTTATTATCTTTTATGGATTGCCTGCGGTTGGAATTGTGCTGGACCCGTTTATTGCTGCTACAATCGGGTTCACGCTTAGTGTAGGTGCTTATTCTTCAGAAATTGTCCGTGCCGCCATACTGTCCATACATAAAGGCCAGTGGGAAGCTGCATTTTCGGTCGGCATGACCCGTGGTCAGGCGTTGCGTCGCGTTATTCTGCCACAAGCAGCACGTGTATCGGTGCCTCCGTTATCCAACTCTTTTATTAGCTTGGTTAAGGACACTTCATTGGCTGCCACTATCACTTATATGGAAATGTTTAAAACTGCGCAGCAAGTGGCTGCAACAACCTATGAACCGTTGCTGGTCTATAGCGAAGCTGGAGTGTGTTACTTGTTGTTCTGTTCGGTTCTGTCGGCGCTGCAAAATTACTTGGAAAAACGGCTGGATCGTTACTCGGCGAGCTAG